One Pyrococcus furiosus DSM 3638 genomic window, GAGTTGCTGTATATATGGGTATCTTCTGGCCTCTAATGAACATAACTAGCCTACTTTCAGTTATAATTGTCATAGCCTACGGAGGATATTTAGCGTATAAGGGAGCCGTAAGCATAGGTGTTGTAGTTGCCTTCATTCAGTATGCCCAGAGATTTAGAGGACCAATTAATAACGTCGTAAGTATGTATGACAGCTTACAGTCTGCATTAGCGGCATTAGAGAGAATATATGAAATTTTAGACGATGAAAACGTTGAAGATTACAAAGGAATTAACGTTGAAAGATTAACTGGAGAAATAAAATTTGAAAACGTGTGGTTTGAATACGAAAAAGGAATACCCGTATTAAAGAACATTAACCTCCATATTTCACCTGGAAGCAAAGTTGCAATAGTTGGAAAGACTGGAGCAGGAAAAACAACTATGATTAACCTAATTTTAAGATTCTACGATCCTAATCAGGGAAGAATTCTCTACGACGGCATTGAAGGAAGAAAAATAAGTAGAGAAAGCCTTAGGAAGAGGATTGGATATGTCCCCCAAGAGACGTATCTCTTCCCAGGAACCATTATGGAAAATATTCTAATAGGAAATCCGGAAGCAAAAGAAGAAGATGTAGTTAGGATATGCAAAGAGCTTGGAATCCATGATTTCATAATGAAACTTCCCAATGGGTATGAAACTACGGCAGGAGAAGCTGGAAAGTTGTTGTCAGTAGGAGAGAGACAACTAATTTCCATAGCAAGGGCTCTCCTAAAAGATCCAGATATTGTTATTCTAGATGAGGCCCTCTCTAGTGTAGATCCTAAAACCGAAAGTCTTGTACAACGGGCAATGTTAAAGCTTATGGAGGGAAGAACAAGCATAATAATTGCCCATCGCTTGACAATAACGCAGTATGCAGACAAAATTGTAGTTCTCGAGGATGGAAAAATCGTGGAAGAGGGTAGCCCTCAAGAGTTACTTGAGAAAAGAGGATACTTCTACACCTTATACACCACCCAGGTTGAGGAAATCTAAAACTTGTTAAAGGAAACAACTTCTTCAATACTTTTCCTCTTTAGCTTTGGCTTCGGATCATCTGGGTATCCTACTGGGAGTATTACCTGAAGCCTCCATTCCCTGGGAACTTGAAGAAGTTCTTCTATTGGCCGTGTATTTGGAGGAGTGTAGGTAACTGTTCCAAGTTCTACCTCTTCTAAGGCTAAAAGGAAGTATCCCACAGCAATCCAAACTGATTGAAGCCAATAAGGAGCTTTCGTATATCCAAATACCAATACTAAATACGGAGCCTCTGTTAGAAAAGGTTTTTCTGGAGTGAATTCATTCTCCACTAACCATTCTTTCAACTCCCCCTTAATTCTCTCATAGAATTTTTCCTCCTCTACTTCACATACTTCTCTTATTCTGGCCTTTAATTCCGGATTGTCAATTACTACAAATTTCCAAGGTTGAGCGTTCATTCCACTAGGAGCTTCTTTGGCTGTCTCAATCGCCTTGAAAACTAATTCAATTGGAGGTCTATCCTTCGAAAATTTCCTCACTGTTTTTCTTCGCTTTGCAAGCTCTAGTACCCTCATGGGAGTAGCTTGAGATATTGTAAAATATAAACCTTACCAAACGTAAAATTTCTTGTCAAAAATTCATAAAAGCAACCATTAAATTTATTAAGGTACTAAAGAAGTCTAAGTGGTTTTGACCATGCTAGCCTTTGCATACCTACACCTTCATCATCATTGATCTCTATTCTCTCTTCACTTGGTTAGTTGGAGGTGTTTTCTATGTGGGCTAAGAGAAGCATGGAGGAGTATATTAAAATTGCTGAAATTGCAAACAAGCTTCGCTCGATTTTTCAACTCTGGGGATATAAAGAAGTGGTATTTCCAATTATCGAGGAATACTCACCTGAAATTAGAAAAGGAACAAAATTTGCCTATAATAACTTGTTCTATCTAATCTCCCCAGACGTCACATCAAGAATAATAAAACAGTTCAAAGACGGAAATGCAAAGGTATTCTACATAGCAGAGGTCCTAAATGGTGATGTTAAGGGAGAATGGCAGGCTGGAATAGAGTTCATTGGAGGAAAAGGTCTGGGAATGTATCTTGAAGCTCTTTCGATAGCAATAACATCCCTAGAAAGTCTTGGAATTACAGAATTCTACATCGACATTGGAAGCATTGAGGTTTGGAAAGAACTAAGCGGAGAATACTGGCCCAAAATAAAAGAAGCCCTAATAAAGCGAAACTTTGAGATAATAGAAAATATTCCAATTCCCAAGGACAAAAAAGACAAGATGTGGGAGTTATTTAATTTTAGGGGAAGAAGAAGTGGAATAGAAAAATTAGACACTATAGTTGATTCCATAGAGGATCCAAGGGTGTTTATAGACCTAGGAACTGTTCGTCCACTTCCCTACTATACCGACATAATATTCGAAATATACTCTCCCCAGGTAGGAAAACCAATAGGGGGAGGAGGAGAATATGAGGTTAGAGGAAAGCAGGCGATTGGCTTCGTTTTCTACTTAAATAGGTTGCTAAGTCTTTACAGACCGAAAGATAGGGCAAGAAAAGTTATTTCTGAAATAGATCCTAAGAAAGCATATTCCACAGCTAGAGAAATGGTGAGACTAGGAATTCCAGTGGAGGTGAGGTTATGAGGTTTGTTTTACCAAAGGGAAGGCTTTACCAAGATTCGATAAAAGTACTAGAACTCGCTGGAATAAAAGTTCCAAAGAGAGACGAAAGAGCTCTAATCTGGGGGGATGGAAATAACGAATTCCTTTTAGCTAGAGCGTTTGACGTTCCCGTTTATGTTGAACATGGAATTGATATAGGAATAGCGGGGAGTGATGTAGTAGAAGAGAGAGGAAGTGACGTGTTTATCCCCCTGGAACTACCTTTCGGAAAATGCAGGTTAAGTATAGCTGTCCCCAAGGAGAAAGTTGTAGACCCAGAAAATATGGATGGTTACAAGATTGCAACAAAATATCCCAACATAACAAAGAGGTACTTTGAAAATCTCAATATTGAAGTTGAAGTGATAAAACTCCACGGAAGTATAGAGCTAGCTCCAAGAATAGGAATAGCTGATGCAATAGTTGACATAGTGGAAACAGGAAATACATTAAGATCAAATGGACTCGTTGAAGTTGCAAAGATAATGGATGTTTCAGCGCTCCTCTTAGTAAATCGCATTTCTCAAAAGATGTTCTTTGAAGAAATTAATTCTTTCATAACAAAAATTAGGAGGTCTGTTTATGGACATTGAAGAATACGTCAGGGAGATTTTGAAAGATATCCGGGAAAGAGGATTAGAGGCAATAAGAGAGTACTCAAAAAAATTCGACGGATATGAAGGCCCATTTGAAGTCTCAAAGGAGGAGTTTAAGGAAGCTGAAGAAAGAATTCCAGAAAGGGATAAAGAAATTATAAAGAGAACTCTCAAGAGAATTGAGAAATACCATAGAAAACAACTAAAGCAGGACATTTTATACATCGAGAATGGCTCTCTCTATGGGCTAATATACAAGCCACTCAAGAGAATAGGGATATATGTCCCAGGTGGGAAACCGCTGCCTTCAACTCTAATGATGGTAGGAGTCCCCGCAAGGGTCGCTGGAGTTAAGGAAATCGTTGTAACAAACCCACCCAAAGATGGGAAAGTAAATCCATACATCCTGTACATAGCAAAACTCCTCAAGATTGAAGAAGTATACAAGCTCGGAGGAATTCAGGCAATAGCTGCCATGGCTTATGGTATTGGAATGAAAAAGGTCCAAAAGATCTTTGGGCCTGGGAATAAGTTTGTCAATGAAGCAAAGAGACAAGTTTTTGGAATTGTCGGGATAGACAGTTTGGCTGGCCCTTCTGAAATAGCAGTAATTGCAGATGAAAGTGCGGATAAAGATTTCGTTCTTTACGATTTGTTAAGCCAATTAGAACACGGAAAAGATAGCAAGGCATGGTTATTGACGACGTCAAAAGAACTAGCAGATTACTGTAATAGAGAGGGAATAACAGTTATCGTGTGTAGCTCTCTTGAGGAATGCTGTAAGAAAGCTAATGAAATAGCTCCAGAACACCTTGAGATAATAACTAGAGAACCCCTAAAATTGGTAGACTTAATTGAAAATGCAGGTGCGATATACCTAGGGCTATACACACCAGTTCCTGCAGCTGACTACTTCTTAGGAGTTAATCACGTTCTCCCAACGGGAGGTGCGGCAAAATTCATGGGTGTTCTCACAGTTTGGGACTTCATGAAGCCAATAAGCATTGCAATGGTTAGTAGAGAGGAGTTTATCTCTGAAAGAGAGCTGGGAATAAGATTAGCTGAAATAGAAGGAATAGAACTCCACAAAAAGAGCTTGGAGGTTAGAAAATGAGAAAGAAGGCTAATCATTGTGAAATCAACTGTGTAATTAAAGATACCTTTTATTGGGGTGAAGAAAGTGAGGAGAACTACAAAAGAAACGGATATAATTGTAGAAATCGGGAAAAAAGGAGAAATAAAGACAAATGACTTAATCCTAGATCACATGCTTACTGCCTTTGCATTTTATCTAGGAAAGGACATGAGGATCACGGCAACGTATGACTTGAGGCACCACTTATGGGAAGATATTGGAATAACCCTTGGAGAAGCGCTTAGAGAGAATCTTCCAGAAAAGTTCACAAGGTTTGGGAATGCAATAATGCCAATGGACGATGCTCTTGTCTTAGTTTCAGTGGACATTTCAAATAGACCCTATGCAAATGTGGATGTAAACATAAAAGATGCAGAAGAAGGATTCGCAGTTTCTCTCCTAAAAGAATTTGTTTGGGGGCTCGCTCGCGGACTTAGAGCTACGATCCACATAAAACAACTAAGCGGTGAAAATGCCCACCATATAGTAGAGGCCGCATTTAAGGGGCTTGGAATGGCTCTGAGAGTAGCAACTAAAGAGAGTGAGAGAGTTGAAAGCACAAAGGGGGTATTGTAATGGATAGAATTGCAATAGTCGACCTAGGAATTGGTAATCTAGCAAACGTAAAGAAGGCCCTAAAAGGATATATAACTAGCGATCCTTACGAGATAGAGAAAGCAGACAAAATTGTTCTTCCCGGGGTTGGCAATTTCGGGGCCGTGGTGGACAAACTCGCCCCAATAAAAGATATAATCATTGAGGGAATAAACGAGGGAAAGCCCTTCCTGGGAATATGTCTTGGAATGCAACTTCTTTTCGAGGAAAGTGAAGAAAGCCCAGGAAAAGAGGGACTTGGAATATTCAAAGGAAAAGTTGTGAAACTAAAAAATGTAAGAACCCCACATATTGGCTGGAACCAGGTGTGGATAAAGAAGGAATGCAAGCTCTTTGAGGGGCTAAAGAATGGCAGCTATTTTTACTTTGTTCACTCCTATCATGCCGTCCCACAAGACCCCGATATAATAGCAACAACTACAGACTATGAAAATGCAGAGTTTGTCTCCTCAGTATGCTTTGAAAACATATTTGGCGTCCAGTTCCACCCAGAAAAGAGTAGCAAAAATGGTCTTATACTCCTAAGAAACTTTAGGAGGTTATAAAATGAAGTTTAGAATTTACCCAGCCATTGATATAATGGATGGAAAAGTAGTAAGGTTGTATAAAGGAAAGAAGGACGAAGTAAAGGTGTATGGAGATCCACTGAAGTTTGCAGAGAAATTTTCAGAATACGTGGATAAAATCCACATAGTGGATCTGGATGGGGCATTCTCCGGCAAACCCCAAAATCTTGACATTGTAGAGAAGATAATTAGAGATGTTGGAGTAAGAGTGCAGATAGGGGGAGGATTTAGAGATTATGAGTCGATCAAGAAGGCGTACGACATAGGAGTTGAGAATGTAATTATAGGAACAAAAGCCCTTGATATCTCTTTTTTGGAAAGAATAACCTCAGAATTCGAGGGAATAACAGTCAGCTTGGACTCCAAAGGGGGAAAGATTTTCACCAAAGGTTGGATAGAGGAAGAGAGCCTTCTTGTAGAGGATGCATACAAAATGCTCCGAAAATTCGTTAATAGGTTTGTATACACAGTCATAGATAGAGACGGTACCCTCCTGGGAATAGAGAAAATCAAAAGGTTCTGGGGAGATGAAGAATTTATTTATGCAGGAGGAGTGGCAACACCTACCGATATAATTCAGCTGGCTGAAATAGGGTTTTCTGGCGTTATTATTGGGAAGGCTTTGTATGAAGGAACTATCTCTCTTGAAGAAGCTTTGGAGGTTGCTAAAAGTGTTGGCAAGAAGAATTATAGCAGCTCTTGACATAAAAGATGGTAGGGTTGTTAAAGGAATAAAATTCAAGAACATTAGAGATGCTGGAGATCCAATAGAACTAGCTAAAAGGTATGAGAGCGAAGGAATTGACGAGATAGTCTTTCTAGATATTACTGCCTCCTACGAAAAAAGGAAAATCCTTCTCGACTTGGTAGAAAGAGTAGCAGAGGAAATCTACGTTCCTTTTACGGTGGGAGGAGGTATAAGAACAGTTGAAGAGGCAAGAGAAATAATTAGACGAGGGGCCGACAAGATATTTATCAATACAGCCGCCGTGGAAAATCCCTCCTTAATTAAAGAGATCGCTGACCTCATAGGCTCAGCAAACTTAGTTGTTGCTATAGATGCCAAGTGGAACGGAAAATTCTGGGAAGTTTATACACACGGGGGAAGAAAGCCCAGGGGAATGGACGCTGTTGAGTGGGCCAAAAGAGTAGAAGAACTGGGAGCAGGTGAAATTCTCCTCACGAGCATGGACACCGATGGAACAAAGCAGGGATTTGACATTCCACTAACAAAAGCAGTTGTTGATGCCGTAAATATTCCCGTTATAGCCTCTGGAGGGGCTGGAAAACCAGAACACTTTTTAGAAGTATTTAGGATAGGTTCTGATGCTGCATTAGCGGCATCAATTTTCCACTATGGTGAATATACGGTAAGGGAACTGAAGATGTTTCTTGCCAAAAATGGAATTCCAGTTAGACTTGATTAGAGGTGAGCATATGGAAATTGAAAAGTTATTGGAGCAAGTAAACTGGGAAAAGAACAATGGGATTGTCCCCGTCATAGTTCAGGATGAAAAAGGAGAAGTTCTTACACTTGCATATATGAACAAAGAAGCCCTTAGAAAAACTCTTGAAACGGGAATTGCCCACTACTACTCACGTTCCAAGGGTAGAATTAGAATGAAAGGAGAAGTTAGTGGGAATATACAGACAGTTAAAGAGATAAAAATTGATTGTGACAATGACGCCCTCTTGCTAATAGTTTCTCCAAAAGGACCTGCCTGTCACACTGGAAACTATTCATGCTTTTATAGAAAGCTTGGAGAACCAGAGAGAGTGCTCCCAATAGATTATTCTCTTTCAATTCTAAAGGAGCTCGAAGAGATAATAAAAAGAAGGAAAGAAACCCCCGTTGAAGGTTCATATACGTCCAAACTTTTTAAGGAAGGGAGAGAAAAGATCTACAAAAAATTTGGAGAAGAAGCTATAGAAGTCCTCGTTGCTGAGAAAAGGGAAAGGATAATCTACGAAGTTGCAGACTTATTATATCACCTTCTAGTGCTCCTTACATATAATGACATTTCTCTAGGAGAGGTTATGAACGAGTTAAGGAGGCGGAGAAAGTGATCTGGGAAGAAATTCTAAACTTCGAGCCCTATAGAGCCGTAGAAGGAAACTACAGAATATGGCTTGATAAAAATGAAAGTCCCTATGACCTCCCTCCCCAACTTAAAGAGGAGATATTAGAAGAACTCAAGAGAATAGAGTTTAATAGATATCCTCACATAACCTCAGACCCTCTAAGAGAGGCCCTCGCAGAATTCTACGGACTAAAAAAAGAAAACATAGCCGTTGGGAATGGTAGTGACGAACTAATAAATTATCTTGTGAAGATGTTCAAGGGAAAGTACATAGTCGTTACCTCCCCCACTTTTGGCATGTATTCATTTTTTGCGAAGCTTCATGGAATTCCAGTGAAAGACATTCCCCTAAAGGAGGACTTCACAATTGATGGAGAGAGAATTGCAGAAGAAGGAAAAGCAGCATCAGCAATTTTCATAGCCTCACCAAACAACCCTACGGGAAACTCTCAACCAGAAAATGAAGTCCTCAAAGTTCTAGACTCTGGGAGAGTAGTTATACTTGATGAAGCCTATTCTGAGTTTTCGGGAAAAAGCTTCATACCAAAAATCAGTGAGTATGAAAATTTAGTAATTCTAAGGACGTTTTCAAAGGCGTTTGGACTTGCTGGAATTAGATGTGGATATATGATAGCAAATGAAAAGATTATAGATGCTTTATACAGAATACTCCCTCCATACAATCTTAATTCCTTGACAATGACAGTGGCTATAAAGATGTTAGAACACTATGATATTGTCAAGAGAAGAATTAAACTTATTGTAAAGGAACGAGAAAGAATTAGAAGAGAATTTATAGAATACTCCTATCCGAGTGAAGCTAACTTTCTTCTTATGAAGCTCGATGCATACGATTATCTTCTAAAGAAGGGGATTGTCGTGAGAAAGTTATCTGGAAGGCTAGAGGGTCACATTAGGGTAACAATAGGAAAAAAATGGGAAAATGATGAGCTGATTAAAGCCCTAAAAGAATTCCTGGAGGAGTGCAGATGTGGATAGTCTTTGATGTAGATGGTGTACTCATAGACACTAGCGAGAGTTATGATATGGCAACAAAGCTCACAGTAGAGTACTTTCTTTCCCACCTGGGAATTAAGAAGGAAGTTTCTTTAGAGATAATAAGGGACATGAGAAAGAAAGGAGTATTTTCGGATGATTTTGAACTCAGTGAAGCATTAATTTTAATGTATCTTTCAGGAGAAGACCTTCCAAAAGGAGAAGGAGTTGAATATTTAAGGCAGAAGTTAGGAATTGTACTAGATAGAAAAGACATCGAAAGGGTGTTTAATACGTTTTATCTTGGCGAAATATATCCTAACAGCATTTTCAAGTTTGAAGGACTTTGGAGAAAAGAGAAGAGAATTGTTGATATCGAATTATTAAAGAAGGCAAAAGAAACTTATAAGCTGGGGATAGTTACTGGAAGAGATTCCCTAGAGATGAAGCTTGCAGAGGAAATTATCCGCTTTAAATTCGACAAAGTTGTTACAAGAGATATGTTTGAAAAACCTGACCCCCGGGCCTTATATGAAGTTACACAAGGGGAGGAAGCCATCTACATAGGAGACAGCAAAGTTGATGAAGAGCTGGTCGAGAGGTATAGGAGAACATTCAAAGGCAACGTTACCTACCTCATGGTCGGGAGAGATGTCAATGATGTCAACGAAGCATTGAAAAAGATACTTTTCCAATCATATATAAGGTGATTTTATGGAGTTATATGACGTTTCAGAATTTTGGAAGTTTGATATGAGAGTTGGAAAGGTAATAAAGGCAGAAAAGTTAAAGAGAACTAGGAAATTGATAAAGTTGGTTGTTGATTTTGGAAAAGAAACGAGAACAATAGTAACTGGAATAGCAGATCAATATAACCCCAAAGATTTAGAAGGGAAGAAATTTATTTTTGTTCTAAACTTAAAACCAAAAGAATTCTCTGGAGTTAAAAGTGAAGGAATGCTAATAGTGGCAGAAGAAGAAAATGGAAAAGTTTACTTACTTCCTGTTCCAGAAGAAGTTCCGGTAGGAACAAAAGTTTGGTAGAGATCAGCACTTAAGATCCTCATCATCCCTTCAGAGCTGCGCGGGTTCATCATCTTTACCACAAGATCTGAAAGCATTTTTATATTTTTATGTGCTAAGTTGAATTGGTGTTGTATGATGAAAAAAGTTCTTGGTGCAATAGCATTAATTTTTGTAGTTGCAGGAGCATATGGAATAATGCACTATGCAAACGAAGAAAGATACTATTCCCTTAGAGCAACTTTCAGGATGGCAGGAGTAGGATACAAGGGATATGAGCTGAGAGATGGAACTTTAGTGTTTAAATTTGAAAGAAAAGGAGATGTTTTTGCCCAAGTAATTGTTTCAAAAGAGTACACAACAAGTGAGAAAATTCCCATAAAAGATGTAAAGAAAGTAATTATGGAAATAACAACCAATGGAACAACGAAAGTTTATGAGGCTAAGTTTGTGGGACGTGAAGGAGAAAAAATGATATATGAAGCTATAGAAAGATAGCTACCTTTTAATTTTTACCTTCTTGAAGATAATAACTATCATCCCTCCCCCAACCACCAGTACTATTGAGAGGACTGTCCAAAGAGCACTTCCCTTTTCTGCTCTAAATCCATGTACTTCATATGCTTTAATTGAGAGGGGGTATTGAGATGGATATATAACAATGTAACCGTCGAGTGTTGAAACTACCGCAGAGTTCGTTGCATTTCCTATATATTTAGAATCTCTAATTAAGATAAGCGTTGAGTTTTCTAAGAAAACCTTCCCATCGACAAGTCTAGGTTCAGGAATATCAGCAAAGAGAAGCTTTCTAAGGTAGGAAACACCATTTCTATACATTTCAGAATCAACAAGTCCAACTTTTTCTAAAGCCCAAAGAACTTTCGAAGTAGATGTTATACCAGCTACAGACCCCTGAGTGTATGGAAATGCTCCTGTCTTATATTGTCTTTCTTGAAGTATTTTCAGGGTTATATTAAACTCCTCACTCATGTTGAATTCTTTAAACAGAATTAAGGCATATGCAAAATAGTATGTGGGTATTTTATAATAGATTGGAGCTCCTGACTCATCTTTTGCACTAACCATCCATGTTAGATTAGCCTTCAAGTACTCTATGGAGGAGGTATAATTGTAAGGGACATCCAACATCTTAAAGACTAAAATAACATATTCGGTATTGAAAAAGTCTTCCCATTTCCCATTTTCCTGAATGGAAAGGAGGTATTTAATCTCGTTGCTATAATCCAACCCAAGATAAGCTTTAATTCTTGCAACTTCAGCAATTTGCCATGGAAGTAACCCAGTTATATTTGAGGGCAATTCAGGGGAAACACCGCAGTGGAGATAATAATCTGCAAGCACAACTTTCTCCCATTCAAATTGAGGAGTTACTTTCTTGAGGTAGGGACATGCTACCGACGTAAGATTTCTAAATTCATTAATTTTGGAAACATCAATCAAATCCAAAACTCTATATCTTAAAACTCCCCAAAAGCCAAAGTTTTGAAGAGCAAGTAGTTTCTCCTTATACTTTTCTTTCCCAGTTGCATATAGAGCCATTGCAACTTCCATGGGGCTATTATAGTCTCTTACAGGCAAGTTTACACTCTCTCCTAAGTAGGAAAGAGCAAATGCTTTGTAAACCTCCAATTCTTCATTAATCCCTAATTTCTCGAGTGACTTTCTATCTTCAAGTGCCATTAACCCAAATATTTTTTCAATATCAGTGTGAGGAGTATTAGAGAGGAGCCACTCCCTAGCTCGTCTCACAGCCTCTTTAACTTGCTCTCTAATGTCAATATATCCTTGTGAGGGAAGGCCCAAGTATTCCTTTAAGGCAATGTAAGATAAGGCAGTGTCAAAGTAACTATCCCAGGATCCATCAGATTTTTGAGTGTAGATCAACCAGTATGCTGCATTTGTAATTGTGAGATAATATCTCCCGCGGGCAAGGTTTTCACACCTCATCAGCGCCATCATTGCCATTGCAGTATACTTAGGCTCATGCTTTTCTCCATATGCATAACCCCAAGAGTCAAAAGGTGTTTTAATTTGCATTAACCATTCACAACCCTCTAAAGCTCTTGCATATTCGCCTACCTTATATAATGCTATTACCGAAAAGGCTGTATCTGGAGTAGTAGGTTTGTAGACGTAGAGATATTCTCCAGCTTTCACTGGAGATAAGAGTAAAGTAATGATAATTACCCCTAAGAATACCTTTTTCACAAAAATTC contains:
- the metG gene encoding methionine--tRNA ligase subunit beta produces the protein MELYDVSEFWKFDMRVGKVIKAEKLKRTRKLIKLVVDFGKETRTIVTGIADQYNPKDLEGKKFIFVLNLKPKEFSGVKSEGMLIVAEEENGKVYLLPVPEEVPVGTKVW
- a CDS encoding HAD family hydrolase translates to MWIVFDVDGVLIDTSESYDMATKLTVEYFLSHLGIKKEVSLEIIRDMRKKGVFSDDFELSEALILMYLSGEDLPKGEGVEYLRQKLGIVLDRKDIERVFNTFYLGEIYPNSIFKFEGLWRKEKRIVDIELLKKAKETYKLGIVTGRDSLEMKLAEEIIRFKFDKVVTRDMFEKPDPRALYEVTQGEEAIYIGDSKVDEELVERYRRTFKGNVTYLMVGRDVNDVNEALKKILFQSYIR
- a CDS encoding membrane protein; translation: MKKVFLGVIIITLLLSPVKAGEYLYVYKPTTPDTAFSVIALYKVGEYARALEGCEWLMQIKTPFDSWGYAYGEKHEPKYTAMAMMALMRCENLARGRYYLTITNAAYWLIYTQKSDGSWDSYFDTALSYIALKEYLGLPSQGYIDIREQVKEAVRRAREWLLSNTPHTDIEKIFGLMALEDRKSLEKLGINEELEVYKAFALSYLGESVNLPVRDYNSPMEVAMALYATGKEKYKEKLLALQNFGFWGVLRYRVLDLIDVSKINEFRNLTSVACPYLKKVTPQFEWEKVVLADYYLHCGVSPELPSNITGLLPWQIAEVARIKAYLGLDYSNEIKYLLSIQENGKWEDFFNTEYVILVFKMLDVPYNYTSSIEYLKANLTWMVSAKDESGAPIYYKIPTYYFAYALILFKEFNMSEEFNITLKILQERQYKTGAFPYTQGSVAGITSTSKVLWALEKVGLVDSEMYRNGVSYLRKLLFADIPEPRLVDGKVFLENSTLILIRDSKYIGNATNSAVVSTLDGYIVIYPSQYPLSIKAYEVHGFRAEKGSALWTVLSIVLVVGGGMIVIIFKKVKIKR